One Lepisosteus oculatus isolate fLepOcu1 chromosome 13, fLepOcu1.hap2, whole genome shotgun sequence genomic region harbors:
- the akap17a gene encoding A-kinase anchor protein 17A: MATTIVHDTSEAVKLCSSQGLYLKPIAKLTVSVGLPQLKQPGKSISNWEVMERLKAMVQPDQFSTLRIAKSTMEFIRFEGEVENRGIVRTFLAKLDGKTIKLSGFTDILKVRAAEYKIDFPTRHDWDSFFRDARDMNETLPGERPDTIHLEGLPCKWFAPKGSSSEKPCENVLRTVFEVFGRIRNVDIPMLDPYREEMMDKNFHTFSFGGHLNFEAYVQYQEYIGFVKAMDALRGMKLMYNGEDGKAVACNIKITFDTTKHLSDTAIKKRQQERQKLQDLERQREEQKRKEKEEEEKRKEEERKKRELEEEEKERKREEKLRKREQKQKEREEKKNLKKFQKHQAEEQKKLQVKIALEERKVLLAQRNLESIRLIAELLSRAKAQKQQEQERLEAERARLLRLEERRQLQEAELRRVEEEKARALELQRRERELRERLLCNLLKKSSAPELQGGQGAAPRGPTGRPTSADFFSDSEKPEHLAGAVCPDTMANGAFDGGVCNPVNGYECTEENKDPSPRSRTSEKKADGVRSGQRQQGGRARRHRNSSREDRERGRRRRCHSSGGRDRSRERRSRCRDSSSADGWRSRSRSSSRRHSSGHRWHRHRSHSSTRETSGHRRGRRHHRHRDGS; this comes from the exons ATGGCGACCACAATAGTCCACGACACGTCAGAAGCGGTGAAGCTGTGCTCCTCCCAAGGCCTCTACCTGAAACCCATCGCTAAACTCACCGTCAGCGTGGGGCTGCCCCAGCTGAAGCAGCCGGGCAAGTCCATCTCCAACTGGGAGGTGATGGAGAGGCTGAAGGCCATGGTGCAGCCCGACCAGTTCTCCACCCTGCGCATCGCCAAGAGCACCATGGAGTTCATCCGCTTCGAGGGCGAGGTGGAGAACCGGGGCATCGTTCGGACGTTCCTGGCCAAACTCGATGGGAAGACGATAAAGCTGAGCGGCTTCACCGACATCCTCAAAGTCCGGGCCGCGGAGTACAAGATCGACTTCCCGACCCGCCACGACTGGGACTCGTTCTTCCGAGACGCCAGGGACATGAACGAGACTCTCCCCGGCGAGCGGCCGGACACCATCCACTTAGAGGGGCTGCCCTGCAAGTGGTTCGCCCCGAAGGGCTCGTCCTCGGAGAAGCCGTGTGAGAACGTGCTGCGGACCGTGTTCGAGGTCTTCGGCAGGATCCGCAACGTCGACATTCCCATGCTGGACCCTTACAGGGAGGAGATGATGGACAAGAACTTCCACACCTTCAGCTTTGGCGGCCATTTGAACTTCGAGGCCTATGTGCAGTACCAGGAGTACATAGGCTTCGTTAAGGCAATGGATGCCCTGCGGGGAATGAAGCTGATGTATAACGGAGAAGATGGGAAGGCCGTGGCGTGTAATATCAAG ATCACTTTTGACACCACCAAGCACCTGAGCGATACCGCAATAAAGAAGCGGCAGCAGGAGAGACagaagctccaggacctggagCGCCAGAGAGAAGAACAGAAACGGAAAgagaaggaggaagaggagaagcGGAAGGAGGAAGAGAG GAAAAAgagagagctggaggaggaggagaaggagaggaaaAGGGAGGAGAAGCTGAGGAAGAGGGAGCAGAAGCAAAAAGAACGTGAGGAGAAGAAAAACCTCAAAAAGTTCCAAAAGCACCAAGCTGAGGAGCAGAAGAAACTGCAGGTGAAGATTGCACTGGAAGAGAGGAAAGTATTACTGGCCCAGCGGAACCTGGAATCCATTCGACTTATTGCAGAACTGCTTAGCAGAGCCAAG GCTCAGaagcagcaggagcaggagcggCTGGAGGCGGAGAGGGCCAGGCTGCTGCGGCTGGAGGAGAGGCGCCAGCTGCAGGAGGCCGAGCTGCGGCGCGTGGAGGAGGAGAAGGCGCGGGCTCTGGAGCTGCAGCGGCGGGAGAGGGAGCTCAGGGAGAGACTCCTGTGCAACCTCCTGAAGAAGAGCAGCGCGCCGGAGCTGCAGGGGGGCCAGGGAGCGGCCCCCAGAGGCCCGACTGGGCGGCCCACTTCCGCAGATTTCTTCTCCGATTCAGAAAAGCCCGAGCACCTCGCCGGCGCCGTCTGTCCAGACACCATGGCGAACGGGGCTTTCGATGGAGGGGTGTGTAACCCGGTGAATGGTTATGAGTGCACAGAGGAAAATAAGGACCCGAGCCCTCGGTCCCGGACCTCTGAGAAAAAGGCTGACGGGGTCCGATCGGGCCAACGTCAGCAGGGCGGCCGAGCAAGGAGGCACCGGAACTCCAGCCGCGAGGACAGGGAGCGCGGTCGGCGCAGACGGTGCCATAGCTCGGGGGGAAGGGAcaggagcagggagaggaggagccgCTGCAGGGACTCCAGCAGTGCCGACGGCTGGCGCAGCCGGAGCCGGAGCAGCTCCAGGAGGCACTCCAGCGGGCACCGATGGCACAGGCACCGCAGCCACAGCTCAACCCGGGAGACGAGCGGGcacaggagagggaggagacacCACCGCCATCGAGATGGGAGCTAA